CACTACTATGGCCTGGCTCATTTTTATTTGTACTGTGGCCACTCACAAGATTCCTCTGCTTTTGGCGGTgcgtcatgcatgcatgcgcctACTCGTCCGGCCCGTGGCCATGCGTCTTCTCTCGGGGGGTGGAGGAGCTCTGCCACTGCTTGATCGCATGAATAGCGGCCTGCATATCCAAGACAAATAGAGATTGATCGGATTCATAGATAGATGTTGGTACAAACACAAAAAAATGTATACGTACCAGGTAAATGTCATGCTGCCTTGCGCGGCTTATCGCCCCATGCAGGACGTCAGTGAGATTGCCGGACTCGTCGTCTTGATGCTGATGGTCCAGCTGGAAAGCTGGTGGCACCTCGGCGTCCAGCTTGCACCACAGTTGGAATCGCTTGTTGATACCGTCCAAGAGCCCAATGGCGCGCTCGTAGACAGCTCGGTCTTCCGCTCCTTGTTCATATGCTTCCTTGAGCAGCAACTTCCTGCGGACCTTCTGCACCATCATCTCCATCACTGGCGTGCGGAACATGGCCTCCGCCGGTAAGCCTGTAGCCGTTGCGCGCTGCATCTCATGGCTCGACAGCCATGAGTAAATGCATCCAACACCCAAGCCCTTCCTGAGGATGCCCACCATTGCATTGACGTCCCTGTCAATGCTGCCCAGGTCAAGCAAGGACTTCGGGGTGGCTGCTTTCCAGGATTCATCAGATTGCTTGAACTCCATCCACTTCCTCTGCAGCATGTTGGCTGCAATGGACTGCAACACTGGGTCATCAACACCATCTTTCTCCTTGGCAccaccagcatccttcttcaaGGCCTTCAATTCCTGTAGGACGCCTAGGAGCAGGTCCACCACCTTGAACCGGACCATCTGCTGCAGGACCAAGGGGAATGGAGGGCATGGGTTTGCAGGAAGCGATGGATCCTGGGTCGTGTGAACCGCGACGGACACGGAGCAATTGTTAGTTGAGGTAGATGACTGCCCACCCGGCATATCCTTGTACGTGACCCTAGCAGTGATCCCACTCAAAGTGGTATAGTAGCCACGCTCCCAAGACCCAGCAGTGTAACTGAAGTAGATGACCAAGTCCTTCACCTCCCCAGCACACAGCATGCCAATTGAGATGCCTGATCCAGGAGCAGCCCGGCGTGTGTAGCCCCCGGAGTCGACCCTTGTTATCTCCAAGCTGCTTGACGTGATGTCGACGCAGGTGTCAAAGGCGACGATGGTCTTGAACCCGGCTAGGCAGACAGCCAGTGCCTCCATGATGTTCTTGTCGAGGTCTTTGTTGTCTGTGATTGAGGAATAGGTTCCATAGGATTCTTTGGCGATGTAGTGCAGCGCCTTTGGGTCAGCCTTGAACAAGCCCAAGGTGTGGACTGGGTACTttcggaggaggcctcggatgggGTCAGTGGGGGCAAGACTCTCATGGCTCCACATGAATTGGCTCTTGTCTACACCATCTGAAATGAGGACGATGCAGCCTGCACGCGTCTTGTCAGCACGGTCATCCAGGAGCTGTAAGCATGGGtacataaaaaattataaaacaatAAAAAGAGGAAAATATTTTGTAGCGAAGAAGAGTCTAACTA
The nucleotide sequence above comes from Panicum virgatum strain AP13 chromosome 3K, P.virgatum_v5, whole genome shotgun sequence. Encoded proteins:
- the LOC120699373 gene encoding uncharacterized protein LOC120699373 isoform X1 yields the protein MAAPVPCSPSSSSPQIPGIGSGLQSATTSPPPQQHTPNRRLRLVKMASEKVIVNAAMNPPILLVDYYHRARLNGTAVVRVQAPSSMKSNGSIDIVTLLDVSHSISWMASSSEETPSKMDLLKNALKFIISQLDDNDRLAIVAFNDQVIKEHTTGILEISGGGRMAIEKKVDGLVTQGDTAFKPSLEHAVKLLDDRADKTRAGCIVLISDGVDKSQFMWSHESLAPTDPIRGLLRKYPVHTLGLFKADPKALHYIAKESYGTYSSITDNKDLDKNIMEALAVCLAGFKTIVAFDTCVDITSSSLEITRVDSGGYTRRAAPGSGISIGMLCAGEVKDLVIYFSYTAGSWERGYYTTLSGITARVTYKDMPGGQSSTSTNNCSVSVAVHTTQDPSLPANPCPPFPLVLQQMVRFKVVDLLLGVLQELKALKKDAGGAKEKDGVDDPVLQSIAANMLQRKWMEFKQSDESWKAATPKSLLDLGSIDRDVNAMVGILRKGLGVGCIYSWLSSHEMQRATATGLPAEAMFRTPVMEMMVQKVRRKLLLKEAYEQGAEDRAVYERAIGLLDGINKRFQLWCKLDAEVPPAFQLDHQHQDDESGNLTDVLHGAISRARQHDIYLAAIHAIKQWQSSSTPREKTHGHGPDE
- the LOC120699373 gene encoding uncharacterized protein LOC120699373 isoform X2 — translated: MASEKVIVNAAMNPPILLVDYYHRARLNGTAVVRVQAPSSMKSNGSIDIVTLLDVSHSISWMASSSEETPSKMDLLKNALKFIISQLDDNDRLAIVAFNDQVIKEHTTGILEISGGGRMAIEKKVDGLVTQGDTAFKPSLEHAVKLLDDRADKTRAGCIVLISDGVDKSQFMWSHESLAPTDPIRGLLRKYPVHTLGLFKADPKALHYIAKESYGTYSSITDNKDLDKNIMEALAVCLAGFKTIVAFDTCVDITSSSLEITRVDSGGYTRRAAPGSGISIGMLCAGEVKDLVIYFSYTAGSWERGYYTTLSGITARVTYKDMPGGQSSTSTNNCSVSVAVHTTQDPSLPANPCPPFPLVLQQMVRFKVVDLLLGVLQELKALKKDAGGAKEKDGVDDPVLQSIAANMLQRKWMEFKQSDESWKAATPKSLLDLGSIDRDVNAMVGILRKGLGVGCIYSWLSSHEMQRATATGLPAEAMFRTPVMEMMVQKVRRKLLLKEAYEQGAEDRAVYERAIGLLDGINKRFQLWCKLDAEVPPAFQLDHQHQDDESGNLTDVLHGAISRARQHDIYLAAIHAIKQWQSSSTPREKTHGHGPDE